The following coding sequences are from one Alosa alosa isolate M-15738 ecotype Scorff River chromosome 13, AALO_Geno_1.1, whole genome shotgun sequence window:
- the zgc:91890 gene encoding solute carrier family 52, riboflavin transporter, member 3-B, whose translation MALLTHVLACLFGIGSWVAINGMWVELPLIVSDIPESWLLPSYLTVIIQMANIGPLFVTLMHRFKPGALDERPVIYSIVGLGVLATFLLAFLWRHRMFVGDGEHSVALLVLSFLLSVVDCTSSVTFLPFMMRLPPQYLTTYFTGEGLSGLVPALVALIQGVGIVQCHNATQGALQGNGSQTGNTSSSGELKAHYQPANFSAQTFFLFLSVMMVVCLGAFLLLNLHPAVVREQQSQRYLGGPAAGVGGGEKGDMRLGLQNPTPEQKPMLGHLDEDQKVEPRSSFGKGTYSQLEVAFIFMVLAWVNALTNAVLPSIQSYSCLPYGNQAYHLAATMAAVANPVACFIAMFVPIRSLVLMAFLTLTGTGFGAYIMAMAALSPCPLLVDTPSGTALIVITWILFVLTLSYVKVIIGIILRDEGHSALVWCGAVVQLGSMLGAMSMFPLVSVYGLFTSGDPCNTKCPK comes from the exons ATGGCTCTTCTGACACATGTGCTGGCGTGCCTGTTTGGCATTGGCTCATGGGTAGCCATCAACGGCATGTGGGTGGAGTTGCCTTTGATAGTCAGCGACATCCCCGAGAGCTGGTTACTGCCCTCCTACCTCACGGTCATCATCCAGATGGCCAACATCGGGCCCCTGTTCGTCACCCTCATGCACCGCTTCAAGCCCGGTGCCCTGGATGAGCGGCCGGTCATCTACAGCATTGTGGGGCTGGGTGTTCTGGCCACCTTCCTGCTGGCGTTCCTGTGGAGGCACAGGATGTTTGTGGGCGACGGCGAACACAGCGTGGCGCTGCTGGTGCTCAGCTTCCTGCTGTCGGTGGTGGACTGCACGTCCTCGGTCACCTTCCTGCCCTTCATGATGCGCCTGCCGCCCCAGTACCTGACCACGTATTTCACGGGTGAGGGCCTGAGCGGGCTGGTGCCCGCGTTGGTGGCGCTCATCCAGGGCGTGGGGATAGTGCAATGCCACAACGCCACCCAGGGGGCGCTGCAGGGCAACGGCTCCCAGACGGGGAACACGTCAAGCTCTGGGGAGCTCAAGGCGCACTACCAGCCGGCCAACTTCTCGGCGCAGACTTTCTTCCTGTTTCTCAGCGTCATGATGGTGGTGTGCCTGGGCGCCTTCCTGCTGCTCAACCTCCACCCGGCCGTGGTCAGAGAGCAGCAGAGCCAGCGCTACCTCGGTGGGCCAGCGGCGGGGGTCGGCGGCGGAGAGAAGGGCGACATGCGGCTGGGCCTCCAGAATCCTACCCCGGAGCAGAAGCCCATGCTGGGCCACCTGGACGAGGACCAAAAGGTGGAGCCGCGGAGCAGCTTCGGGAAGGGGACCTACAGTCAGCTCGAGGTGGCCTTCATCTTCATGGTGCTTGCCTGGGTGAATGCGCTGACCAACGCCGTGCTGCCATCGATCCAGTCCTACTCCTGCCTGCCATACGGGAACCAGGCCTATCACCTTGCAGCCACCATGGCAGCTGTGGCCAACCCAGTGGCCTGCTTCATCGCCATGTTTGTTCCCATCAG GTCTCTGGTCCTGATGGCATTCCTCACACTGACTGGCACAGGCTTTGGGGCGTACATCATGGCCATGGCTGCCCTCAGCCCCTGTCCACTGCTGGTTGACACTCCCTCAGGAACAGCACTGATT GTCATTACATGGATACTGTttgtcctcactctctcctatGTGAAGGTGATCATTGGCATCATTCTGCGAGACGAGGGCCACAGCGCCCTCGTGTGGTGTGGAGCTGTAGTGCAGCTAGGCTCCATGCTTGGTGCCATGTCCATGTTCCCTTTGGTCAG